The Verrucomicrobium spinosum DSM 4136 = JCM 18804 DNA segment ACCCTCTTTTGGAAGATGTTGGATCATCTCCAGCATCGGCACCCCGGGTTTGGCCTGCGCTATGAAGGACTGCCCCGGCGGTTTAGACGGGCCATCTACGCCATCGACTCCAGCACCATCGCCCTGGTGGCCAACTGTATGAGTTGGGCCAAGCACCGGCAGCGCAAGGCGGCGGCCAAGCTCCATTTGCGTCTCAACCTGCAAACCTTCCTGCCAGCCTTTGCCATCATCGAAGAAGCCTCTCATCATGATGACTCGCGCTCCCGCGCGCTTTGTGCCAGCCTCAAAGACGGGGAAATTGCCTTGTTTGACAAGGCTTACATCAACTTTGCCCACCTCTGGGAGTTGACCGGGCGGGGCATCTTCTGGGTCACCCGTGCCAAGGACAACATGAGCTACCGGGTGACGCGCAAGCTCCAGGCACGGCCGCAAGGCAAGGTGCTGCGCGATGACCTCATTGTGCTCAAAGGAGCCAGGAGCCTTTCGCAACATCCCGGCCCGCTGCGCCGGGTGGAGATGCTCGTGGAGCTTGACGGCAAGGAAGTGCGCATGGCCTTTATCACCAACCAGACAGAATGGGCCGCCAGCACGGTAGGAGAACTCTACCAGAGCCGCTGGGGCATTGAAGTGTTCTTCAAGCAGATCAAGCAAACGCTCTGCATCTGTGATTTTTTGGGACATAGCAAAAACGCGATCCGCTGGCAGCTCTGGGCGGCCCTGTTGCTCTATGTGCTGCTGCGGTTCCTGGCACAAGTATCGGGCTGGCCGCACAGCTTCACCCGCCTCTTCACGATGATCCGAGGGGTGACTTGGAGCCGGGTGGATCTGCTCAGATTGCTGGCGTTCTATGGGACAGCAGGCGGTCCATGGAAGATGCGAGCCAGCCCGCAAAGCGTGTATCTGCCTGGGCTGGAGCCCCCCGTCTATGGGACAGCAGGCGTCGCATAACGGAGCAGGACCGCCCCGTTTGAGAAATCACTTTCGCAAAAGGCACTTCAAAACATCACCAACTCAAGCCTCTGGCGCTGCTTTTGCAGGGCTATGGGATGACTGTGAAGTCTGTTGTAGAATACTTCTCCTGGCGTCAGGAAGATTCATGGAGGAATGCCCTCAATGCCCACTGCTACTGGCTCCTGCGCCGTCAGGGTGCAAGCATTGCCGCAGCCACTGATCGCCTCCGAGGCGCCTCAGTCCGGACCAAACACGAACTCTTGATGCAAGGCGGCATCAACTTTGGCAGTTTGCCCGGCTGGCAAAAGCGCGGTGTCGGCGTCTATCGCAGGCCAGAGCTCCGGTCTGGGTTCAACCCGATAACTGAACAAACTGTCCAAACGACGCGTCAGGCGTTCCATGTTGATCGGGAACTGCCCGGCAAGGCGGAATACGAGGCGTTTATGATGGCGCGGTTGCAGGAAACGAGTGCTTAGGGCGCCTAGCGGTTCGTTTTTCTCGCCCCCTTACCGGACTACTGACACTCCCCCCCCAACACGTCTCCCCTCTGCCTCCGTCCCGGAGGGACGTCGGACTGTAGCCGGTGGTGACAACCACCGGACCATCTCCTACCCTACCGCCCGCGTCCCGGAGGGACGCCGGATCGGCCGCTACCACAAGTAGCGCTCATCGTACGATACCATACCCGCTTGGAGCATCTCAATGTACTCTTCTTGAAACGACTTTACCCGGTGATGCTTGTCCTGATTCTGGATGTACCGCGCCACTCGTTCCAGATGAGACGGACTGACGGAGAACGCTCCATATCCCTCCTGCCAGGCAAATCCCGCCAGACGCAGTTCCTCGTGTATCCATCGTGAAGACACGCTCTTCATTCGTTGCACAACGTCGGCGAGACATTGTGTGGCCCGTAGGCCAATTAGTGCGTGGAGATGATCCCCCATTCCGCCAATCATATGAGGAAAAACGTTCTCTGCCGTGAGTACTCCCCCGATGTACTCATGGACACGAGGCCGAGGCGTTGGGGCAAGCCACGGTTCACGATTTTTGGTGCTGAAGACGACGTGAACATGGAAAGCCAGATGCGTTGACGGCATCCCATACATTTGGTGCATCATCTTCCCGTGTGCAATCCGATCCAGCGTCCCTCCGGGACGCAATGCGTGTGAGAACGACAGACCGGTGGTTGTCACCACCGGCTACTGTCCGACGTTCCTCCGGAACGAGCATCCGCCTCCCGCCCCCACCCCGTTGCAACACCCAGCCCCTCCACATCGTTACACCGTCGTATGCGTTTTCTCCCGCCCGCCTTCAACATCCTCGCCCTCTCCGGCCTGCTGACCTCCTTTGCACTTTCCGCCGACACTCCCCCCGCCACCTCCCCCATCCCCGCCCCAGCTACCTCACCCGCCCCTGCCAAACCCAAATCCAAGGACTACGTCGACACCCTTGGCGAAGGGCTGCAGCCCACCCGCTCCATCACGTACAAGACCATCGGAGATCGCCAGCTTCAGCTTCACATCTTTGAACCCGCTAGCTTCAAGACCACCGACAAGCGCACCTGCTACATCACCATTCACGGCGGTGGATGGGTCGGCATGACCCCCGCACGTATGTTCCCCTTTGCAGACCATTTCGCAAAGCTCGGCATGGTGGGCATCAGCGTTCAGTACCGCCTCTACAACGCCAAAACCCAGACGACGGTCTTTGATTGCGTCAAAGATGCCCGCACGGCCGTGCGCTACGTCCGCGCGCACGCTGCGGACCTCGGCATCGATCCCACCAAGATCATTGTCAGCGGAGGTTCTGCGGGCGGGCATCTCGCTGCCGCCACCGCCTTCTTTGACGGCGTCAACGAAACCGGTGAAGACACATCGGTCTCCTGCAAGCCCAACGCACTGATCCTGCTCTTCCCCGTGATCGACACCTCTACCGAAGGCTATGGCAATGCCAAGGTCGGGAAGGACTGGCAGACCATCTCCCCCGCCCACCAAGTCACTCCCGGAGCACCACCCACCCTGGTCTTCCACGGCACTGGCGATACCGTGACTCCTTTCAAAGGAGCCAAAGCTTTCCACGAAGCCATGCTCAAGGCTGGCAATCGCTGCGAACTCGACATCAATGAGGGCGGTGCCCACGGCTACCTGATGCGCACCCAGCCGCTCTATGACGACACCCAGACCAAGACGGAAGTTTTCCTCCGCTCACTCGGTCTGCTTTGAGGGGCGGATCCTCGACATCGCATCGAAATCCAAACCTCTGGGATTTTGAATCTGTCGTAACCAGCCCTGCCGTGTGATCGTCTCATGCAGGACGAGGGGGGAATGGCGGACCAGCCTGGCCGCCACTCCCCGCTTCGAACACCACCTTCTCCCGCTTTGCCCTGCCATGAAGTTCCCCACCCCCAAGGTTCCCGTCCTTCTCCTCACCGCCGTAGCG contains these protein-coding regions:
- a CDS encoding IS4-like element ISVsp5 family transposase — encoded protein: MKFKPAKVIGSVLGQLCKLIPGHLVANLCAQHHHGSQPRTFSSWSHVVSLLYAQLTHSISLNDVCDSLRHHAGALAAIRGATPPARNTLSHANKNRDSDLMETLFWKMLDHLQHRHPGFGLRYEGLPRRFRRAIYAIDSSTIALVANCMSWAKHRQRKAAAKLHLRLNLQTFLPAFAIIEEASHHDDSRSRALCASLKDGEIALFDKAYINFAHLWELTGRGIFWVTRAKDNMSYRVTRKLQARPQGKVLRDDLIVLKGARSLSQHPGPLRRVEMLVELDGKEVRMAFITNQTEWAASTVGELYQSRWGIEVFFKQIKQTLCICDFLGHSKNAIRWQLWAALLLYVLLRFLAQVSGWPHSFTRLFTMIRGVTWSRVDLLRLLAFYGTAGGPWKMRASPQSVYLPGLEPPVYGTAGVA
- a CDS encoding alpha/beta hydrolase; translation: MRFLPPAFNILALSGLLTSFALSADTPPATSPIPAPATSPAPAKPKSKDYVDTLGEGLQPTRSITYKTIGDRQLQLHIFEPASFKTTDKRTCYITIHGGGWVGMTPARMFPFADHFAKLGMVGISVQYRLYNAKTQTTVFDCVKDARTAVRYVRAHAADLGIDPTKIIVSGGSAGGHLAAATAFFDGVNETGEDTSVSCKPNALILLFPVIDTSTEGYGNAKVGKDWQTISPAHQVTPGAPPTLVFHGTGDTVTPFKGAKAFHEAMLKAGNRCELDINEGGAHGYLMRTQPLYDDTQTKTEVFLRSLGLL
- a CDS encoding tRNAHis guanylyltransferase family protein; this translates as MTVKSVVEYFSWRQEDSWRNALNAHCYWLLRRQGASIAAATDRLRGASVRTKHELLMQGGINFGSLPGWQKRGVGVYRRPELRSGFNPITEQTVQTTRQAFHVDRELPGKAEYEAFMMARLQETSA
- a CDS encoding transposase, with translation MMHQMYGMPSTHLAFHVHVVFSTKNREPWLAPTPRPRVHEYIGGVLTAENVFPHMIGGMGDHLHALIGLRATQCLADVVQRMKSVSSRWIHEELRLAGFAWQEGYGAFSVSPSHLERVARYIQNQDKHHRVKSFQEEYIEMLQAGMVSYDERYLW